One genomic window of Microbacterium testaceum StLB037 includes the following:
- a CDS encoding O-acetylhomoserine aminocarboxypropyltransferase/cysteine synthase family protein — MAEAAAPHAEWEGFGFQTRQVHAGEVEDLTHGSRVTPVHLSAAYRFASFQEATDRFAGADLGHLYSRNLNPTNQVAERRLASLEGGSGAIVVGSGQAAITTALLALAGSGEHILSTASIYSGTRVLFDRTFARMGVTVEYVWDPDDEAEWDALVRPETKAIFTETLPNPKNDIVDIAAVARVAKRYGIPLIVDNTIATPFLIRPIEHGAHVVVHSATKFLSGHGANLAGAVVDGGTFDWVASDRSYPAITETPIATHASFVDAFGPRAFEFSLRFGIANDTGPALSPLNGFLLQQGMETLSVRMRQHLASARTIAEWLETHDAVESVDYAGLPSHPQHALAVRDYGGLSGSVFSFTVRGGRDGAERFFDALRLFSRMTNIGDTRSMALHPATTTHLGFTQETRDRLGIGDGLVRLSIGLEDAEDLIADLDQALRAAI, encoded by the coding sequence GTGGCTGAGGCTGCAGCGCCGCACGCGGAGTGGGAAGGCTTCGGCTTCCAGACGCGTCAAGTGCACGCTGGGGAGGTGGAGGACCTCACGCACGGTTCCCGCGTGACGCCCGTCCACCTGTCGGCGGCCTATCGCTTCGCGTCGTTTCAAGAGGCGACCGACCGGTTCGCGGGCGCCGATCTCGGGCACCTTTACTCTCGCAACCTCAACCCGACGAACCAGGTGGCCGAACGGCGTCTGGCTTCTCTCGAGGGTGGGAGCGGAGCGATCGTCGTCGGGTCGGGTCAGGCGGCGATCACGACCGCACTGCTGGCGCTGGCGGGTAGTGGCGAACACATCCTCTCCACCGCGAGCATCTACAGCGGCACGCGCGTGCTGTTCGACCGAACGTTCGCGCGCATGGGGGTGACCGTCGAGTACGTCTGGGACCCTGACGACGAGGCGGAATGGGACGCCCTCGTCCGTCCCGAGACAAAGGCGATCTTCACCGAGACGCTGCCCAATCCGAAGAACGACATCGTCGACATCGCCGCCGTCGCCCGCGTCGCGAAGCGCTACGGCATCCCCCTCATCGTCGACAACACCATCGCGACGCCGTTCCTGATCCGCCCGATCGAGCACGGCGCCCACGTCGTCGTGCACTCCGCGACCAAGTTCCTCTCCGGCCACGGGGCGAACCTCGCCGGGGCGGTGGTCGACGGGGGAACGTTCGACTGGGTGGCATCCGACCGCTCCTACCCCGCGATCACGGAGACGCCGATCGCCACGCATGCGTCGTTCGTCGACGCGTTCGGTCCGCGCGCCTTCGAATTCTCACTGCGGTTCGGGATCGCGAACGACACCGGCCCGGCATTGTCCCCTCTGAACGGCTTTCTGCTGCAGCAGGGCATGGAGACGCTGTCTGTGCGCATGCGCCAGCACCTCGCGAGCGCACGCACCATCGCCGAGTGGCTCGAGACGCACGACGCCGTTGAGAGCGTCGACTACGCCGGCCTCCCGTCGCACCCGCAGCACGCTCTCGCCGTTCGCGACTACGGCGGACTCTCCGGCTCGGTGTTCTCGTTCACCGTGCGCGGTGGCCGTGATGGTGCGGAGCGGTTCTTCGACGCCCTGCGTCTCTTCAGCCGCATGACGAACATCGGCGACACCCGATCGATGGCCCTTCATCCCGCGACCACCACGCACCTCGGCTTCACGCAAGAGACGCGCGACCGCCTCGGCATCGGCGACGGTCTCGTTCGCCTGTCGATCGGACTCGAGGATGCCGAAGACCTCATCGCCGACCTCGACCAGGCCTTGCGCGCGGCCATCTGA
- a CDS encoding LLM class flavin-dependent oxidoreductase produces MASPQRVRFGYWTPIFGGWLRNVDDEQTPVSFAHIAEIARVAEEGGFDLTLIPELNLNDIKGVEAPSLDAWAVTAGLAAVTSSLELMTAVRPGFHNPFHTAKQAATIDEMSGGRFTLNVVSAWWAEEAKQYDGLFSAHDDRYARTIEWVEVLRGLWSETPFAYAGEYYRTEGTYTEPKPRVRPRLYAGGESEAGRTAITRFADAYLTHGGTLEELSAKVADMRQRRASAGGKPFEAFGMAAYAVVRDTEEEAQTEIARITDVRGGAAYGSYQDFVSKSKLDTPVDLKEYSVSNRGLRPNLVGTPDQVAERIVAFADVGVSTLLLQFSPHLPEMQRFALEVIPRVRRLEALRDA; encoded by the coding sequence ATGGCATCCCCTCAGCGCGTGCGATTCGGCTACTGGACCCCGATCTTCGGCGGGTGGCTGCGCAATGTCGACGACGAGCAGACACCTGTCTCGTTCGCGCACATCGCCGAGATCGCGCGGGTCGCCGAGGAGGGCGGCTTCGATCTGACCCTCATCCCCGAGCTCAACCTCAACGACATCAAGGGTGTCGAGGCTCCGTCGCTCGATGCCTGGGCGGTGACCGCGGGCCTGGCCGCAGTGACTTCGTCTCTCGAGCTGATGACCGCGGTCCGCCCGGGATTCCACAACCCGTTCCACACGGCGAAGCAGGCCGCGACGATCGACGAGATGAGCGGCGGTCGGTTCACCCTGAACGTCGTGTCGGCGTGGTGGGCCGAGGAGGCCAAGCAGTACGACGGCCTGTTCAGCGCGCACGATGACCGTTACGCCCGCACGATCGAGTGGGTGGAGGTGCTGCGCGGGCTCTGGTCGGAAACACCCTTCGCGTACGCGGGGGAGTACTACCGCACCGAGGGGACCTACACCGAGCCCAAGCCGCGAGTGCGCCCGCGCCTGTACGCCGGCGGCGAGAGCGAGGCCGGTCGCACCGCCATCACGCGCTTCGCCGACGCGTACCTCACGCACGGCGGGACCCTCGAGGAGCTGTCGGCGAAGGTCGCGGACATGCGGCAGCGGCGGGCTTCCGCCGGGGGGAAGCCGTTCGAGGCGTTCGGCATGGCCGCCTACGCCGTGGTGCGCGACACCGAGGAAGAGGCGCAGACAGAGATCGCACGCATCACGGACGTGCGCGGGGGAGCGGCGTACGGGTCGTACCAGGACTTCGTGAGCAAGTCGAAGCTCGACACCCCCGTCGACCTGAAGGAGTACTCGGTGTCGAACCGCGGCCTCCGCCCGAACCTCGTCGGCACCCCCGACCAGGTCGCCGAGCGGATCGTCGCGTTCGCGGACGTCGGCGTCTCGACGCTGCTCCTGCAGTTCTCACCGCACCTCCCTGAGATGCAGCGTTTCGCCCTCGAGGTGATCCCGCGCGTGCGCCGTCTGGAGGCGCTGCGCGACGCCTGA
- a CDS encoding phosphotransferase family protein, with protein MVETRYVTPDRPRAEALVAAALRAAGQPVVPGEWQWVEHGSANLVVLAGTAAVRVGRTASAAAESRRAQALIDALPDLPFAVPRALADPLSDGDMVAIVQRRLEGIPHPSGHGEATALERLLDALAAVPIDPHDPNLAIPHAFMGGGEWHPVIVEHAVPLLSPEVRDAARQAADALAGLDPAPYALVHGDLAGSNVLWRGGTVAGVIDWDLASAGDPAVDVAALAVWHGWEVIERVRPPEVVRRARVVAATHPLQVIAFSIVNERPEAEVLRAAAWATARLHSPDGMRRRTAHETGRETVR; from the coding sequence ATGGTCGAGACGCGGTACGTCACCCCCGACCGCCCCCGCGCCGAGGCTCTTGTCGCTGCGGCTCTCCGGGCCGCCGGGCAGCCCGTGGTGCCGGGCGAGTGGCAATGGGTCGAGCACGGCTCGGCCAACCTCGTCGTCCTCGCCGGCACAGCCGCCGTGCGGGTCGGCCGTACCGCGTCGGCGGCCGCGGAATCCCGCCGCGCCCAGGCCCTCATCGACGCCCTCCCCGACCTGCCCTTCGCGGTCCCGCGTGCGCTCGCCGATCCGCTGTCCGACGGAGACATGGTTGCGATCGTGCAGCGTCGGCTCGAGGGCATCCCCCATCCGAGTGGACACGGAGAGGCCACCGCACTCGAGCGCCTCCTCGACGCGCTCGCCGCCGTGCCGATCGACCCGCACGATCCGAACCTCGCGATCCCGCACGCGTTCATGGGCGGTGGGGAGTGGCATCCGGTGATCGTCGAGCACGCGGTCCCGCTGCTCTCACCGGAGGTCCGGGATGCCGCGCGTCAGGCCGCCGATGCCCTCGCGGGCCTCGACCCGGCGCCGTACGCTCTCGTCCACGGCGATCTCGCCGGCTCGAACGTGCTGTGGAGGGGAGGCACCGTGGCGGGGGTGATCGACTGGGATCTCGCGAGCGCGGGTGATCCGGCGGTCGACGTCGCCGCCCTGGCCGTGTGGCACGGGTGGGAGGTGATCGAGCGCGTTCGTCCGCCGGAGGTCGTCCGGCGGGCGCGGGTCGTGGCGGCAACGCATCCCCTCCAGGTGATCGCGTTCTCGATCGTGAACGAGCGCCCGGAGGCCGAGGTCCTCCGGGCCGCCGCATGGGCGACCGCGCGCCTACATTCCCCGGACGGCATGCGACGGAGAACGGCCCACGAAACGGGACGGGAGACGGTGCGATGA
- a CDS encoding putative FMN-dependent luciferase-like monooxygenase, which produces MSGARLGFFTRLLDAGTDGERYRRALAQVRAAEQHGFASLWVAQHHFDRDEGGLPSPFPFLAAAAVQTEHIALGTGIVTLPIDDPVRVAEDAAVVNALSNGRVQLGIGTGGTPSSFAAFQRSSEDRREIQAAHIEVLREAFGGRGIRGTSSVLNPPAPDLAVRLWQATFSVEGGRRAGLDGDGLLLSRTQPKKPGQALHDVQRPIVDAYLEALPPGVEPRILASRSAVVVDAADLDAAWQTADAGLRRLARTFLRQDGASDLRDVARLTDTHLGTVDEVVASLEADLTLGRATDVAFQVHSVDPAHEITLRSLELLATQVAPRLGLRTGAEAAAELRNLTAHHRSPRRTGVMDRRRSPVATASSGHARKG; this is translated from the coding sequence ATGAGCGGCGCACGGCTTGGATTCTTCACGCGACTTCTGGATGCCGGCACCGACGGCGAGCGATACCGTCGGGCGCTCGCGCAGGTCCGGGCCGCCGAGCAGCACGGCTTCGCCTCGCTCTGGGTGGCGCAGCACCACTTCGACCGCGACGAGGGCGGACTGCCCTCGCCGTTTCCCTTCCTCGCCGCGGCCGCCGTCCAGACAGAGCACATCGCGCTGGGTACGGGGATCGTGACCCTCCCGATCGATGATCCGGTACGCGTGGCCGAGGACGCCGCCGTCGTCAACGCCCTGAGCAACGGGCGCGTGCAGCTGGGCATCGGCACGGGCGGGACACCGTCATCGTTCGCCGCGTTCCAGCGCTCGTCCGAGGACCGGCGGGAGATCCAGGCCGCGCATATCGAGGTGCTGCGCGAGGCGTTCGGCGGGCGCGGCATCCGGGGCACGTCCTCGGTGCTCAATCCCCCGGCACCCGACCTTGCGGTACGCCTGTGGCAAGCGACGTTCTCGGTCGAGGGCGGCCGTCGGGCCGGGCTCGACGGCGACGGTCTGCTCCTCTCGCGGACCCAGCCGAAGAAGCCCGGCCAAGCGCTGCACGACGTGCAGCGGCCCATCGTCGACGCGTACCTCGAGGCGCTGCCACCGGGTGTCGAGCCGCGGATCCTCGCCTCGCGCAGCGCCGTCGTGGTGGATGCCGCCGACCTCGACGCCGCGTGGCAGACGGCGGACGCCGGCCTCCGGCGTCTCGCGCGGACGTTCCTCCGGCAGGACGGCGCCAGCGACCTGCGCGACGTCGCCCGCCTGACCGACACGCACCTGGGCACGGTGGACGAGGTCGTCGCCTCTCTCGAGGCCGATCTCACTCTCGGCCGTGCGACCGATGTCGCATTCCAGGTGCACTCCGTCGACCCCGCCCACGAGATCACCCTGCGCTCGCTCGAGCTGCTGGCGACGCAGGTGGCTCCTCGCCTCGGTCTCCGCACCGGCGCCGAAGCCGCCGCCGAGCTGCGGAACCTGACTGCCCACCACAGGAGTCCCCGCCGAACCGGTGTGATGGACCGCCGCCGCTCCCCGGTCGCGACGGCTTCGTCTGGACACGCGCGGAAAGGGTGA
- a CDS encoding 3-hydroxybutyrate dehydrogenase: protein MSIDLTGHRALVTGGASGIGEAIARRFADAGAQVTVADVNGEVAARVAGEIAGRAWAVDLSDTAALRDLTLDVDILVNNAGIQHVSPIEQFDPERFSFMLRLMLEAPFLLIRAALPGMYERGFGRILNVSSVHGIRASAYKSAYVTAKHGLEGLSKTTALEGGPHGVTSVCIDPGYVRSPLVEKQLADQAKAHGIPESEVLEKVLLQDAAIKRLVEPDEVASLALWLAGPDAGMVTGASYTMDGGWSAH, encoded by the coding sequence ATGAGCATCGACTTGACCGGACATCGGGCGCTCGTCACCGGGGGAGCCAGCGGCATCGGCGAAGCCATCGCGAGGAGATTCGCGGATGCCGGCGCCCAGGTGACCGTGGCCGACGTCAACGGCGAGGTTGCCGCGCGCGTGGCGGGGGAGATCGCCGGCCGCGCGTGGGCGGTCGACCTCTCCGACACGGCCGCGTTGCGGGACCTGACCCTCGATGTCGACATCCTCGTCAACAACGCCGGCATCCAGCACGTCAGTCCGATCGAGCAGTTCGATCCGGAGCGGTTCTCGTTCATGCTCCGGCTGATGCTCGAGGCGCCCTTCCTGCTCATCCGCGCGGCGCTCCCGGGGATGTACGAGCGCGGCTTCGGCCGGATCCTCAACGTCTCGAGTGTTCATGGCATACGCGCATCGGCATATAAGTCGGCGTACGTCACCGCGAAGCATGGGCTCGAGGGCCTGTCGAAGACGACCGCCCTCGAGGGCGGGCCGCACGGCGTCACCAGCGTGTGCATCGACCCGGGGTACGTGCGCTCGCCACTGGTCGAGAAACAGCTCGCTGACCAGGCCAAAGCTCACGGCATCCCGGAGTCCGAGGTGCTCGAGAAGGTCCTCCTCCAGGATGCCGCGATCAAGCGACTCGTCGAGCCCGATGAGGTGGCATCCCTCGCTCTCTGGCTCGCGGGTCCCGACGCCGGGATGGTCACCGGCGCGAGCTACACGATGGACGGCGGCTGGTCCGCGCACTGA
- the rpsF gene encoding 30S ribosomal protein S6: MTHQYELMVIFDPEVDERQVAPKLDGFLKVITADGGTIDKVDIWGRRRLAYEIRKKNEGIYAVVNFVATSEATNELDRQLKLNEQIMRTKVLRAEEAIAQVAAEAKRSEEKAARKAAAPRKVESAEKAAK, from the coding sequence GTGACGCACCAGTACGAACTCATGGTCATCTTCGATCCCGAGGTCGACGAGCGCCAGGTCGCTCCGAAGCTCGACGGATTCCTCAAGGTCATCACGGCCGATGGAGGAACCATCGACAAGGTCGACATCTGGGGCCGCCGTCGTCTCGCCTACGAGATCCGCAAGAAGAACGAGGGCATCTACGCCGTCGTCAACTTCGTCGCGACCAGCGAGGCCACGAACGAGCTCGACCGTCAGCTGAAGCTGAACGAGCAGATCATGCGCACCAAGGTCCTCCGTGCCGAAGAAGCGATCGCCCAGGTCGCCGCCGAAGCCAAGCGTTCCGAGGAGAAGGCCGCTCGCAAGGCTGCCGCTCCCCGCAAGGTCGAGTCCGCCGAGAAGGCTGCGAAGTAA
- a CDS encoding single-stranded DNA-binding protein: MAGETVITVVGNLTADPELRYTQNGLPVANFTIASTPRTFDRQANEWKDGEALFLRASVWREFAEHVAGSLTKGSRVIATGRLKQRSYQDREGNNRTSIELEVDEIGPSLRYATAQVTRAASGGGGGGGGQRPQVQQSNDEPWSTPGSNNGGGNSGADAWSTPGSYGDDTPF; encoded by the coding sequence ATGGCCGGCGAAACCGTCATCACCGTTGTGGGCAACCTCACGGCCGACCCCGAGCTGCGTTACACGCAGAACGGTCTTCCGGTCGCGAACTTCACCATCGCGTCGACTCCCCGCACGTTCGACCGTCAGGCGAACGAGTGGAAAGACGGCGAGGCGCTGTTCCTGCGTGCCTCGGTGTGGCGCGAATTCGCCGAGCACGTCGCCGGTTCGCTGACGAAGGGCAGCCGAGTCATCGCGACCGGTCGCCTGAAGCAGCGTTCGTACCAGGACCGCGAGGGCAACAACCGCACCTCCATCGAACTCGAAGTCGATGAGATCGGCCCCTCGCTCCGCTACGCGACCGCCCAGGTCACCCGTGCCGCTTCCGGCGGCGGCGGTGGCGGCGGCGGTCAGCGCCCGCAGGTGCAGCAGTCCAACGACGAGCCGTGGTCGACGCCCGGTTCGAACAATGGCGGCGGCAACAGCGGCGCTGACGCGTGGAGCACTCCTGGTTCCTACGGAGACGACACCCCGTTCTGA
- the rpsR gene encoding 30S ribosomal protein S18, translated as MAGKATGDRRKPRKGAKNAAPAKAIRVGVIDYKDVATLRKFISERGKIRARRITGVSVQEQRLIARAIKNAREMALLPYAGAGR; from the coding sequence ATGGCTGGAAAGGCCACTGGCGACCGCCGCAAGCCGCGGAAGGGCGCGAAGAACGCAGCCCCCGCGAAGGCGATCCGCGTCGGCGTCATCGACTACAAGGACGTCGCAACCCTCCGCAAGTTCATCTCGGAGCGCGGGAAGATCCGCGCCCGTCGTATCACCGGTGTCTCCGTGCAGGAGCAGCGCCTGATCGCCCGCGCCATCAAGAACGCGCGCGAGATGGCTCTCCTGCCCTACGCCGGCGCCGGCCGCTAA
- the rplI gene encoding 50S ribosomal protein L9 has translation MAKLILTNEVTGLGSAGDVVEVKNGYARNYLIPQGFAVAWSRGGEKQVASIRAARESRAIHAHEDAVALKNSLESNTVKLAVKAGNEGRLFGSVKPADVADAVQAAGLGELDKRKIQITSAIKSVGQHEATVRLRDDVTAVITLQVVAAK, from the coding sequence ATGGCAAAGCTGATTCTCACGAATGAGGTCACCGGGCTCGGTAGCGCCGGTGACGTTGTCGAGGTCAAGAACGGGTACGCCCGCAACTACCTCATCCCGCAGGGCTTCGCCGTGGCTTGGAGCCGCGGTGGCGAGAAGCAGGTCGCGTCGATCCGCGCCGCTCGCGAGTCCCGCGCGATCCACGCGCACGAAGACGCCGTGGCCCTGAAGAACTCGCTCGAGTCGAACACCGTCAAGCTCGCCGTCAAGGCCGGCAACGAGGGTCGCCTCTTCGGTTCGGTCAAGCCCGCCGATGTCGCCGACGCCGTCCAGGCCGCCGGCCTGGGTGAGCTCGACAAGCGCAAGATCCAGATCACCTCTGCGATCAAGTCGGTCGGCCAGCACGAGGCGACCGTTCGCCTCCGTGACGACGTCACCGCCGTGATCACCCTCCAGGTGGTCGCCGCGAAGTAA
- a CDS encoding amidohydrolase family protein translates to MQERVGRVVVYSASLVLPITAPPIRGGAIAVAAGRIRHVGEREWVVHELRTRGIAFDEVHWSGVLTPGLVNAHAHLQYTGMAEVGRGTYDGFDDWARAFQVVYETPHDWRVDARAGAQAMIAAGTTAVADVVTDVEAASALHDAGLHGITYWEVMSWTNAAWAERGRAEVEARLDALPSPPGTGLSPHAPYSLDVEPLLEIPDIVRERGSRLHIHLGEAAFEREHGEAAPWRERRPASFQALRDQGFGTGATEFVDELGVLGPDCHIAHGVYMTARDRATLRARGTTVALCPRSNAVIGLDEPPVAAYLVEGNALAVGTDSLASSPSLDLLADVAALHRLARAQGYVHRDLSELLLRAATLGGAHAMGLDTGPARTGYLAVGAAADLAFFDLDVDAVDDTIENLATDGAGRAAATLIDGVVRSASAVFTRETGVLAHDR, encoded by the coding sequence GTGCAAGAGCGTGTTGGTCGTGTCGTGGTGTACTCGGCATCCCTCGTCCTGCCGATCACCGCTCCGCCCATCCGCGGTGGCGCGATCGCGGTGGCGGCCGGGCGGATCCGGCACGTGGGGGAGCGCGAGTGGGTCGTGCACGAGCTGCGCACCCGCGGGATCGCCTTCGACGAGGTGCACTGGTCGGGCGTCCTCACCCCCGGGCTCGTCAACGCGCACGCGCACCTGCAGTACACCGGCATGGCCGAGGTGGGACGCGGCACGTACGACGGCTTCGACGACTGGGCGCGGGCGTTCCAGGTCGTCTACGAGACTCCGCACGACTGGCGAGTGGATGCCAGAGCCGGCGCCCAAGCGATGATCGCCGCCGGCACCACCGCCGTGGCCGACGTGGTCACCGACGTCGAGGCCGCCTCGGCGCTGCACGACGCTGGGCTGCACGGCATCACCTACTGGGAGGTAATGAGCTGGACCAACGCCGCGTGGGCCGAACGCGGGCGCGCGGAGGTCGAGGCGCGCCTCGACGCGCTGCCGTCTCCGCCCGGGACCGGACTCTCGCCGCACGCGCCGTATTCGCTCGACGTCGAGCCGCTCCTCGAGATCCCCGACATCGTGCGCGAGCGGGGGAGTCGTCTGCACATCCATCTCGGTGAGGCCGCGTTCGAGCGGGAGCACGGCGAGGCGGCCCCATGGCGCGAGCGGCGTCCCGCCAGCTTCCAGGCGCTGCGCGACCAGGGCTTCGGCACGGGGGCGACGGAGTTCGTCGACGAGCTCGGTGTGCTCGGACCCGACTGCCACATCGCGCACGGCGTCTACATGACCGCGCGGGACCGCGCGACGCTCCGTGCCCGCGGGACCACCGTGGCCCTCTGCCCGCGGTCCAACGCCGTCATCGGCCTCGACGAGCCGCCGGTCGCCGCCTACCTCGTCGAGGGCAATGCGCTGGCCGTGGGCACCGACTCTCTGGCATCCAGTCCCTCGCTGGATCTGCTGGCCGACGTGGCGGCGCTGCACCGGCTCGCTCGGGCGCAGGGCTACGTGCACCGCGACCTGTCCGAACTGCTGCTGCGCGCGGCGACCCTGGGCGGGGCGCACGCGATGGGGCTCGACACCGGTCCCGCACGCACGGGGTACCTCGCCGTGGGAGCGGCGGCCGACCTCGCGTTCTTCGACCTGGACGTGGATGCCGTCGACGACACGATCGAGAATCTTGCGACCGACGGTGCCGGGCGCGCGGCCGCCACCCTGATCGACGGCGTGGTGCGTTCGGCATCCGCTGTGTTCACCCGAGAGACCGGAGTACTCGCCCATGACCGATGA
- a CDS encoding cupin domain-containing protein yields MTDDRPATAVLLDLEPHAEGGWFRRMWTGGYAVETPAGERPAATCIHYLLTPGEESAWHVVTSDEVWLWHGPGKLALSLGGDGEAPSLDHTVVLGPDLAAGERLQYTVPAGVWQAARLVADEEVVVSCVVSPGFSFEDWRLAD; encoded by the coding sequence ATGACCGATGACCGTCCCGCCACCGCCGTCCTGCTCGACCTGGAGCCGCACGCGGAGGGCGGGTGGTTCCGCCGCATGTGGACGGGCGGCTACGCCGTCGAGACGCCGGCGGGGGAGCGGCCGGCGGCGACGTGCATCCACTACCTGCTGACGCCGGGGGAGGAGAGCGCGTGGCACGTCGTGACGAGCGACGAGGTCTGGCTGTGGCACGGGCCGGGCAAGCTCGCCCTGTCGCTCGGCGGGGACGGCGAGGCGCCGTCGCTCGATCACACGGTCGTGCTCGGCCCGGACCTCGCGGCGGGGGAGCGGCTGCAGTACACGGTTCCGGCCGGGGTCTGGCAGGCGGCGCGGCTCGTGGCCGACGAGGAGGTCGTGGTGAGCTGCGTGGTGTCGCCGGGGTTCAGCTTCGAGGATTGGCGTCTCGCGGACTGA